In Peromyscus eremicus chromosome 15, PerEre_H2_v1, whole genome shotgun sequence, a genomic segment contains:
- the Apoa2 gene encoding apolipoprotein A-II, whose product MKLLAMVALLVTICSLEGALVRRQAEEPGQPDMTTMFSQYFQAVADYGKDLMEKAKSSEIQTQARAYLDKTQKQLTPLVKTAGTDLMNFLSKWMNFEKAAPAAAK is encoded by the exons ATGAAGCTGCTTGCAATGGTTGCACTGCTTGTCACCATCTGTAGCCTGGAAG GGGCTTTGGTTCGGAGGCAGGCAGAGGAGCCGGGACAGCCGGATATGACGACCATGTTCAGTCAGTATTTTCAGGCCGTGGCTGACTATGGCAAGGACTTGATGGAAAAGGCCAAGAGCTCGGAGATTCAGACCCAAGCCAG GGCTTACTTGGATAAGACACAGAAGCAGCTGACCCCCCTGGTCAAGACAGCCGGAACTGATCTGATGAACTTCCTCAGCAAATGGATGAACTTTGAGAAagcagctcctgctgctgctaAGTGA